From the Bacteroidota bacterium genome, one window contains:
- a CDS encoding AraC family transcriptional regulator gives MYNELINESLIFQLRNIAFLSFTRDFDYSDIISPFTRMYLITEGHGCLIIGDHKTILEAGNLYLIPSFTSCTYHFGAGLSHYYIHLSIDHPNGLSPFNMYSFTNKTQASELDYLLFKRIQQINPGLQLPHPNPNVYQTKLWLSKKVTYQSVGQHLETLGVLEQIFSRFIKPGENHTMNSMLKYNIQPILLYIQNNLEQDIKVEELANMACFSKDHFSKVFKSITGMPPCDYIIRKRIERTQFLLLTTDLNLNEIIEQTGFKSASYFSRIFKKITSYSPAKYRLQGG, from the coding sequence ATGTACAATGAACTCATTAACGAATCTCTAATTTTCCAACTCAGAAATATTGCTTTTTTGAGTTTTACCAGGGATTTTGACTACTCTGATATCATTAGTCCGTTTACGCGTATGTACCTGATAACTGAAGGACACGGTTGCCTGATTATTGGCGATCATAAAACTATTCTTGAAGCCGGAAATCTATATTTGATTCCAAGCTTTACCTCATGCACCTATCATTTTGGAGCCGGATTGTCCCACTATTATATTCATTTGAGTATAGATCATCCCAACGGATTATCTCCTTTTAATATGTATTCCTTTACTAACAAAACCCAGGCTTCTGAACTTGATTATCTGCTTTTTAAGCGAATTCAACAAATCAATCCCGGATTACAACTGCCGCATCCCAATCCAAATGTTTATCAAACAAAACTTTGGCTTAGTAAAAAAGTGACTTATCAATCTGTTGGCCAGCATTTGGAAACTCTAGGTGTTTTGGAGCAAATCTTTTCCAGGTTTATTAAACCAGGAGAAAACCATACTATGAACAGTATGCTAAAATACAATATTCAACCAATCTTACTCTACATACAAAACAACCTGGAACAAGATATTAAGGTTGAAGAACTTGCCAACATGGCCTGTTTTTCAAAAGACCATTTTTCTAAAGTATTTAAGTCGATCACAGGAATGCCTCCATGTGACTACATTATCAGAAAAAGAATTGAACGTACTCAATTCCTGTTACTTACAACAGATCTGAATCTAAATGAAATTATCGAACAAACCGGCTTTAAAAGTGCATCATATTTCTCAAGGATTTTTAAAAAGATTACTTCATATTCGCCAGCCAAATACCGGTTGCAAGGTGGATAA